From a region of the Thiorhodovibrio winogradskyi genome:
- a CDS encoding LysM peptidoglycan-binding domain-containing protein: MSAASAAALLVAGLSITATAMAVELRPDHPERYTVQPGDTLWSIAARYLDAPWRWRDIWQENPGVANPNFIYPGDVLTVTYHGGAPRVRVEGGMRVVRLKPRVRSEQLDAAIPTIPVSAIGPFLSRPVVADEEQINAAPYVVGFPDDRAVAGVGDTIFVRSIFAEPGTRWEILRPSEEFRDYESGERLGFEVAYVGGAELVQSGDPATLKITRMALQTTPGDRLRPAEEEEPIRAFLPRPVSDAISGHIISVLNGVSQIGQYDVVVVDRGSQDDVQVGDVFGVYRGGHVERDRVKSRKDEWNWRNQSPLTTDFWYGDWEVTGWLRNKLDDNAPLPLHVEARNKTEDYVVPFWPVGTAMVFRTFPRVSFALIMSAKAAIHVGNPVSAPPQ, from the coding sequence ATGTCGGCTGCCTCGGCAGCCGCGCTGCTGGTTGCCGGCTTGTCGATCACCGCGACCGCCATGGCGGTCGAGCTGCGCCCAGATCATCCCGAGCGTTATACCGTCCAGCCGGGCGATACGCTTTGGAGCATTGCCGCGCGTTATCTCGACGCGCCTTGGCGCTGGCGTGATATTTGGCAGGAAAACCCGGGAGTTGCCAACCCGAATTTCATTTACCCGGGAGATGTGCTGACTGTCACTTACCATGGGGGCGCGCCGCGGGTGCGGGTAGAGGGTGGAATGCGCGTGGTCCGGCTCAAGCCGCGGGTGCGTTCCGAACAACTCGATGCCGCCATTCCGACCATTCCGGTGAGTGCGATCGGCCCTTTCCTGTCGCGCCCTGTGGTGGCGGATGAGGAGCAAATCAATGCCGCGCCCTATGTGGTTGGTTTTCCTGATGATCGTGCCGTGGCCGGAGTCGGAGATACCATCTTTGTGCGCAGTATTTTCGCCGAGCCTGGCACCCGTTGGGAGATTTTGCGCCCGTCCGAGGAGTTCCGCGACTATGAAAGCGGTGAGCGTTTGGGCTTTGAGGTCGCCTATGTTGGCGGCGCGGAACTGGTGCAAAGCGGTGATCCCGCCACGCTGAAAATCACCCGGATGGCCCTGCAGACGACGCCAGGGGATCGGCTGCGTCCAGCCGAGGAAGAGGAGCCTATCCGCGCCTTTCTCCCGCGCCCAGTCAGCGATGCGATCAGCGGGCATATTATCTCGGTGCTCAATGGGGTGTCGCAGATTGGACAGTATGATGTGGTGGTGGTTGATCGTGGCAGCCAGGATGACGTTCAAGTCGGCGATGTCTTTGGCGTCTACCGAGGTGGCCATGTCGAGCGTGACAGGGTCAAATCGCGCAAGGACGAATGGAACTGGCGCAACCAGAGTCCGTTAACAACGGATTTTTGGTACGGCGATTGGGAGGTCACCGGCTGGCTGCGAAACAAGCTCGATGACAACGCGCCACTGCCTTTGCATGTGGAAGCACGCAACAAGACAGAGGATTATGTGGTTCCCTTCTGGCCGGTGGGAACGGCAATGGTCTTCAGAACTTTCCCCCGGGTGAGTTTCGCGCTCATCATGAGTGCCAAGGCGGCGATCCATGTCGGCAATCCAGTTTCGGCGCCGCCGCAATAG
- the dprA gene encoding DNA-processing protein DprA translates to MTAPRSAASAESMAAELRALIALVQSRGLGPRRIGQLLSRCGSAQAALAAGERLWRDLRLPADSLAELARPDWQRVDQILRWADETENAWLLGRSDPAYPPRLAEIASAPPLLFGVGDQRLLREPQLGIVGSRNPTASGAQTTREFAAALARLGLVITSGLAMGIDAAAHQGALTTGRTIAVLGTGPDRVYPQSNRELSRRIMEAGALVTEFAPGVGPHSSHFPRRNRIISGLSLGVLVTEAAPRSGSLITARQAVEQGREVFAIPGSIHNPLARGCHALIRDGAKLVDSIDQLLEELLPQLKPLTEFANASPSASPSPVTAAGHLEQMPGADHLDAEQQRLLELLGYDPMTPDELIQRSQMPAREVSSTLLLLELKGLVSAHPGGRFSRC, encoded by the coding sequence ATGACGGCGCCTAGGAGCGCCGCCAGTGCGGAGTCCATGGCCGCTGAGCTGCGCGCCCTGATCGCGCTGGTGCAGTCCCGGGGGCTTGGCCCGCGGCGCATTGGCCAGTTGTTGTCCCGCTGCGGCAGTGCCCAGGCGGCGCTGGCGGCGGGTGAGCGCTTGTGGCGTGATCTGCGCCTGCCGGCGGACAGCCTCGCCGAGCTCGCGCGGCCAGATTGGCAACGAGTTGATCAGATTCTTCGCTGGGCTGATGAAACCGAAAATGCCTGGCTGCTCGGGCGCTCGGACCCCGCTTATCCTCCCAGATTGGCTGAAATTGCCAGCGCGCCACCTTTATTGTTTGGCGTCGGTGATCAGAGGCTTCTGCGTGAGCCCCAGCTGGGCATCGTCGGCAGCCGCAATCCAACCGCAAGTGGTGCCCAGACCACACGCGAGTTCGCGGCTGCGCTGGCCCGCTTGGGTTTGGTGATTACCAGCGGCTTGGCCATGGGGATTGACGCTGCCGCGCATCAAGGGGCGTTGACCACTGGGCGCACCATCGCTGTGCTAGGAACCGGGCCGGATCGAGTGTACCCCCAGAGCAATCGCGAGTTGTCCCGCCGCATCATGGAGGCTGGTGCCCTGGTGACCGAGTTTGCGCCGGGCGTGGGGCCGCACAGCAGTCACTTTCCGCGGCGCAATCGCATTATCAGCGGTTTGAGCCTGGGGGTATTGGTCACCGAGGCGGCACCGCGCAGCGGCTCGCTGATCACGGCGCGTCAAGCCGTCGAGCAGGGACGCGAAGTCTTTGCGATTCCAGGCTCCATTCACAATCCGCTGGCGCGTGGTTGCCATGCGCTCATTCGCGACGGCGCCAAGCTGGTTGACAGCATCGACCAGCTGCTTGAGGAATTGCTACCACAGCTTAAGCCACTCACGGAGTTTGCCAATGCCTCTCCCAGCGCCTCTCCCAGTCCCGTGACGGCAGCGGGTCATCTCGAACAGATGCCCGGTGCCGATCACCTCGATGCGGAACAACAAAGGCTGCTGGAGCTGCTCGGCTATGATCCCATGACACCCGATGAGCTTATTCAGCGCAGTCAGATGCCGGCGCGGGAGGTGTCTTCAACTCTGCTGCTGCTGGAGCTCAAGGGGTTGGTGAGTGCCCATCCCGGGGGCCGCTTTAGCCGGTGCTGA
- a CDS encoding DUF494 family protein, whose translation MSETMVDVLIYLFENYMAGDENAGESGEESGPIDQHELEQELSQAGFGTMEIAQALHWLDELASRMSSGDGVPASGGSIRVYTEPEQRKLDVEGCGLLMFLEQNGILDPVSRELVIDRALAIRQALVSVEELKWIVLLVLMNRPGQEQAFFQMEDMVYEEAPAYLH comes from the coding sequence ATGTCAGAAACCATGGTTGACGTCCTGATTTATCTGTTTGAGAACTACATGGCCGGTGATGAAAACGCCGGGGAGAGCGGCGAGGAGAGCGGCCCCATCGACCAGCATGAGCTCGAACAGGAACTCAGTCAGGCCGGCTTCGGGACCATGGAAATTGCGCAAGCACTGCATTGGCTGGACGAGCTCGCCAGCCGCATGAGCTCTGGCGATGGGGTTCCCGCAAGCGGCGGATCGATACGCGTCTATACCGAGCCCGAGCAGCGCAAGCTTGATGTGGAGGGTTGTGGTCTGCTGATGTTTCTTGAACAAAACGGCATTCTCGATCCAGTCAGCCGCGAGCTGGTCATTGACCGCGCCCTGGCTATCCGTCAGGCCCTGGTTTCGGTCGAGGAACTCAAGTGGATCGTCCTGCTGGTGCTGATGAATCGCCCTGGTCAGGAACAGGCCTTCTTCCAGATGGAAGACATGGTCTACGAGGAAGCCCCAGCTTATCTGCACTGA